The nucleotide sequence CACGAACTGCATGCGGCCAACCACCACCTCGTACATTTCCTCCAGCACGACCGGATCACCATGGCCGGCACGATGGTGGCGATCGGCGCCCTCTACACCGGCCTCGCCGTGGGCGGGATCAGACGCGGCTGGCCCTGGGCCCGCGAGGTGTATCTGGTCTCGGGAGCGATCGGCTTCCCCACCTTGTTCTACTTTCTGGCCACCGGCTTCGTGGAACCCCTGCACACGGTCACCACCATCGTGCTGTTCCCGATGTTCGTGGCCGCGGTTCGTCGGACCCCGCACGCACCGCGATGGCGCCTGGCGCCCGAGGGGCCGGAGCCGGAGCGCCGACGGGCGCTGGTCGGCCAGCTGCTGCTGATCGTCACGGGAGCGGGGCTGTTCGTCGGCGGAGCGGTGATCTCGGTGGTCGGTCTGACCAGTGTCTTCGTGACGACCGACCTTGCTTTCCTGGGCACCGGCACGCAGACGCTGGAAAGCGTGAATCCTCGGCTTGTGTCGTTCGTCGCCCACGACCGGGCGGGGTTGGGCGGCGCCCTGATGGCCGCCGCGGTGGCCATCGTTCTGCTCAGCGCGTGGGGCTGGCGGCGGGGTGAGGCCTGGGTGTTCTGGACCTTGGCCGCGGCGGCGGCCGCCGGCTTCCTGCCGGCTGTCGTGGTGCACGGCGTCATCCACTACACCGACTTCCTCCACCTCGCGCCGGTGTACTTCGGCATCGCCATGACCGGCACCGGCCTGCTGCTCGCGCGTCCGTACCTCTGCGCCGAGGCGTCGGCGAGGTCGAAGGTCTGACGGGCCGTCTCGCGAGCGCTCCACCATGGGCGCTTGCACTACTCGGACGCCCTCCGATCCGCGGGACTGTCAGCCGACGTGGTTGGCCTGCTGGGTCCCGGTGAAGGTTCCGATCGTCGGCGAGAGCAGGCGGGCGGCGGCGTCTGACGGTGGCGAGATCCCGCGATCCTTTCGGGAACTGGATCGGAGCCTTCACGGCGATGCCGCCCGTGTGGAGGAATGCGCCTCGGCGCCATCCGGGCGGTGCGGAACCTACGGCCTGGGCGCTGGTGGCGAAGCGACGGTCGATCACGGCTGTGGGGGGCGTCGGTGGTAGTGAGCTCCATGAAGGCGCCCAGGTCGCCGTCGAGCGACCCCGGGGTGAAGCGCCTGGTCATCGTCGGCGCGCGGTGACCAGCCAGGCGCGGGAGTCGAACCAGACGCCTTTGCCGGTGTCGTGTGTTTCGAGAGTCGAGCGAAGCCGATCGAGTGCGCTTTTGGCCGAGGCGGGATCCAGGCCGGTGACCAATTCCTTCGCCATCAGCAGCTGGAGTACGGCAGCATGCGCCCGGTCGGCGTCCGGGCCGTAATAGACGGGCTCGCGTACGTCGGCGACGTCCACAGCCGTGAAGCCGGCCGCGGTCAAGTGGCCGACCACGACGTCCGGATCGGCCAGTGTGAAGGGGTCGACGGCCGCTTCGGTCGACGTCGATGGCGCGTACCCGCGGGAGAGCGCCGCCCGGATCGCGGTATGCCACTCCTGGCGGTCGGCGGCCTGCCAGACCAACTGCACGAAGCGCGCACCCGGACGCAGGGCTCGCCCGATGTTGGCGAACGCGGCGATGGGGTCGGAGAAGAACATCGTGCCGAACCGACTGACGCCCAGACTGAAATGCTCCGGCGGAAAAGCATGGGCCTGAGCGTCGGCCTGTACGAAGCTGACATTGCGGAGCCCTTCTGCCTCGGCCTGTTGGTGGGCTCGCGCCAGCATCGGGCCCGAGACGTCGATGCCGAGCGCGGTCCCCGGCGACGCGACTCGGGCTGCGTCCCGGGTGGTCTGGCCGGTGCCGCAGCCGATGTCGAGGACACGGTCGCCGGGGCGGATGTCGAGGGCCTTCCGCAGCCGCTCGTGATAGCGGGCGAGCTCCGAGTCGTAGTCGAACAACGTGATCGTCTCCTTATGTCGCCGGGCCGTCGCGGAGGACGCCCCGCACGGTGTCGAGCCGTACACCCGGTTCGAACTCCGGTAGCCACCACGTCGCGCCGGCCTTCGCGTACGGCTCCGGGTCGGCACCGGGCGGCAGACTGACGGCGATGTCGTACGACGCCATTTCGCGATGGCGCAGTTCCGTGAGGGTGCTGACGACCTCGGCGAGTTGATCCGGGTGTTCGAGATTGGCAGGGAAGAAGCCGTCGAGCCGGGCGGCCCGGCGGATCGGTTTGACGTTGCCCGGGAATCCGGCGGCCCACACCGGCACGCCAGGCCGCTGAACCGGCCGCGGTAGGAACGCGATGTCGTCGACGGTGTAGTACTCGCCGCGGTGGCGCACGGGCTCGCCGGCGAACCGGTCGCTGCCGAGGCCGACGCCGAGGGTGAGGCGGCCGTCGCTGAGCCCACCCGCACGGCACCCCCGGCCGAGACGCGTACACACCCCACCGGCCGATCACATTCGCCAGACCCGCCACGTCATCGGAGACCCCCAGCACATGACGGTCGGGCCGCACCACACACGCCGCCCCGTACGGCCCGGACTGCGACCGCCCCTCCGGGTCCACAGCTCAGCCAGCGGGCCGGACGACCGAAGGTCTTGGGACCGTCCGTCTGGCTGAGAGCCTGCTTGGCCGACGGGCCAACTGCGTCGCCCAGTGCAGGTGGTTCACCCACGGGTGCTCTACCCGCAGGTGTTTCACCAGCTGATTCCGGCCGCGACCGGCAGATGGTCACTGCCGGTGGCCGGCAGCACCCACGAGCTCTTCGGCTGCACCCCGCGGACCAGGATCTGGTCGATCCGCGCCACCGGGAACTTCGCCGGCCAGCTGAAGCCGAAGCCGTCCCCTGCCGCCTCCTGGGCCGAGTGCAGGTGCGCGGTGATGTCGTCGAACGCCCGGTCGTCAGTGGTGCCGTTCAGGTCGCCGAGCAGCACCACCCGTTCGTTCTGCTCGGCTGCGATGGCCTCGCCGAGTGCCTGCGCGTTCCTGTCCCGCGAGTCCGTCCAGAAGCCCGCCCTGGGGTTCAGCCGTACGGACCCCAGGTGGGCGACGTACACCGCCAATGGCCCCTGGTCGGTGGCCACGGTGGTGCGCAGTGCCCGGTTGTAGGCCGCCTTGATGCCGGCCGGCTTGGTGTCCGCCAGTGGGCCGACGTCCTGCTTGATGTCGACCGGCCGGGTGTCCGACAGAGGCAGCTTGCTCCACAGCCCGACCGTGCCCCGCACGGTGTGGTGGGGGTATGTCTTCGCGAGCTCTTTCTCGTACGTACCTCTGGCCTGTTGGGTCAGCTCCTCCAGGGCCAGCACGTCCGCGCCGGAGGCGGCCAGGTCACGGGCGGTGCCGACCGGGTCGGGGTTCTCGGCGCCGACGTTGTGGCTGACGACGGTGAGGTCGCTGCCGGGGTGCGACTTGTCGCCGAGCAGCCCGCCGAACAGGTTCAGCCACACCGTTACCGGCAGCAGCAGCGCGGCCACCGCGGAGGCGGAGCGGCGCCACAGCGCCGCGGCCAGCAGCACCGGTATGAACAGGGCGAACCACGGCAGGAGGGTCTCCACCAGGCTGCCGAGGTTCCCGATCCGGTTCGGGATCGTCGCGTGGAGCAGCATGAGCAGGCCCAACAGCAGTGCCAGCGCCGCGAGGACCGGGCCGCGCTTCCAAAGCTCCGGCCGGGAGCCGATGCGGATCGCCCGGCGGATGCCCGTGCGTCGGGTACCGAAGGCGGCATCCGGGCGGTCGGCACCGCCCTGCCCGGTCTGCGCCGTGCCCACCTGTGTCGTCGTCTGTCCTCGCTCACTGCTGCCGGTCACTGCTGCGTCCTTGGGGCTTGGGCAGGGTGGGCGTACATACGCGGGCAACCACGATCGATCGCATGGGTGCGCGGTTCGTAGTTCCAGGGTTCGTTCCCGTGGGTCTGGCACCGCCCGTACCTGGCATCACGGTTGGACAGCCACGCCGTCGCATTGGAGCGCCCGATGTCGACCGCGTCCCTCGACACATGACGAGACGGCGCCGCGGTGGCCGACCATCGGGCGGCCTCGTCTGCGGACGCGTACGTGAAGACCGTCTCGCGATGTGAGAGTGAGAGTGATGCGGCCGACGAGGACGAGAGGGCCGACCGGGACGAGCGGGGTGAGGAGGACGAGTGTGGTGAGGAGCACGAGGGCTTCGGTATTGGATTGCCGAAGGCTGCGGTGATCACCGCTATGGCGGCCGACGGGCCGACGACCAGGAGCCGGGTTCGAGTCATGCTGCCAGTCAAGGCAGCACGGTGTTGCCGGCACGTATGCGGTTTTCGATATGCCGACGATATGCGCCGGCTCGTAGCCTCGGAGCATGCGTGTGTTGGTTGTCGAGGACGAGCCGTATCTGGCAGAAGCCATCCGCGATGGTCTACGCCTGGAAGCCATCGCGGCCGACATCGCGGGTGACGGCGACGCCGCCTTGGAACTGCTGAGCATCAACACCTACGACATCGCCGTCCTGGACCGTGACATCCCCGGCCCCTCCGGCGACGAGATCGCCGAACGCATCGTCGCCTCCGGCAGCGGCATGCCCATCCTCATGCTCACCGCGGCCGACCGGCTCGACGACAAGGTCTCCGGGTTCGCACTCGGCGCCGACGACTACCTCACGAAGCCGTTCGAACTCCAAGAACTCGTGCTCCGTCTCAGAGCACTCGACCGCAGGCGCGCCCACAACAGGCCACCTGTGCGAGTGATCGCAGATCTGCGGCTGGACGCGTTCCGCCGAGAGGTCTACCGCGACGGCCGCTACGTTGCGCTGACCAGGAAGCAGTTCGCCGTACTCGAAGTCCTCGTCGCTGCCGAAGGCGGTGTCGTCAGCGCCGAAGAACTCCTGGAACGCGCGTGGGATGAGAACGCCGACCCGTTCACCAACGCTGTGCGCATCACCGTCTCGGCCCTGCGTAAGCGGCTCGGCGAACCCGGGATCGTCGCCACCGTGCCGGGCGTCGGCTACCGCATCGACGCGCGACCGGAGACCGGACACGAGGGAGACCAGCGTGGATAGGACACCCGGGTTGAGCGTTCGCGCAAGACTCACCCTCAGCTACGCCGGATTCCTCATGCTGGCAGGCGTCCTGCTGCTCGCGGCGGTGTGGGTGTTCCTCCTGCGATACGTCCCCGACCGTGCGATGCTCATCAACCCCGATGACAAACCCACGCATGGTGTTTTTCCCGTCCGGTCCGTCCTCCTGGACGTTTTCGCTCCGAAGGCAGCCGCAGTACTGGTGTTCCTGCTGGTTTTCGGTCTCGTGGGAGGTTGGATCCTCGCTGGCCGCATGCTCGCCCCTTTGACCCGCATCACCCACGCCACACGCATGGCCACGAGCGGATCGCTCTCCCACCGGATCCGGCTACCGGGCCGCACAGATGAATTCCGTGAACTCGCCGACGCCTTCGACTCGATGCTCGCAGGGCTCGAAGCACACGTCGCCGAACAGCAGCGGTTCGCAGCCAACGCCTCTCACGAGTTGCGCACCCCGCTGGCGATCTCGAAGGCACTTCTCGACGTGGCCCGCACCGATCCGAACCACGACACAGACGAACTCATCGACCGCCTGCACATCGTCAACACCCGAGCCATCGATCTCACCGAGGCACTGCTCCTGCTCAGCCGCGCCAATCAGCGGTCCTTCACCCGAGAACGCGTCGACCTGTCCCTCATGGCGGAAGAAGCCACCGAAACACTCCTCTCCCTCGCAGAAAGGCATGGTGTCACCATCGAGACCTGTGGTGACATCACCCCCACGATCGGATCGCGGGCGCTCCTACTGCAGCTGACCACGAACCTCGTGCACAACGCGATCGTCCACAACCTGCCTGCACAGGGCACCGTGTGGGTGAATACCAGCATCCGCCCCAAGACTGTGGTGCTCGCTGTCGAGAACACGGGAGAGAAGCTCACCCCACAGCTGGCCTCGACACTCACCGAACCCTTCCAGCGCGGCACCGAGCGCATACACACCGACCACGCCGGCCTCGGCCTCGGCCTGACCATCGTCAAGACCATCACCCACGCACACGATGGAAAACTCACCCTCACCCCGCGCACTGCCGGCGGGATCCGTATCACTGTGGAACTACCCGCGACATCCCCGCGCACGGACAGATGACCAATCAGGGAACTGATGCGGCGCTGCTGAAGATGTGGATCTCGTGAGCACAGATCAGCGCCGAGAACCGGCGCTGCGGTGGTCGAGGCTTTTCAGGCCCGCCGAGCGGGTTCCGGCAGATTGGAGGCACACCTGCCCATCTGCAACCTGCAACCTGCAACCTGCGTCCGGAGCCCGGCCGTCGGCCAACGTCCAGAACGTCCAGACGTGTCTGCGGATGCACAGGCACGAGCCCGTTCTGTCGCTGGCCGTCCGTTGGGGAGCACGAAGGACCGGGAGTTCCTCTTGGACTGCGCGCCGATTCTCACGGAATCCCGGCGGACTCTTCCACGGATCCTCACGCCCTCCGGCACGGGCTCGCCAGCCGATTCCCACTCGAAATCCTCCGCGCAATTACTGGCGAAGAGGGTTGCCGCGCCTGCTAGTCTTCGGCGTCTTGCCGCACACTCGTGCGCACACACCACAACGCTCGTCGTATCAGTCCCGTGGGGGGATCCTGTCATGACCCAGTCAGCTCCGCCGCCGTCCGACGGCAACCCGTTCGCCCAGCAGCCCGTCGATGGCAATCCCTATGCTCAGCAGCCCACCGACGGCAACCCGTTCGCCCAGCAGCCCGCCGGCGGCAACCCCTATGCCCAGCAGTCCGGTGCTGCCCTGCCTCCTCCGGTCCCGTTCGCACCCGCGGCCGCGCCGGCCCGCAACAATCTCGCCCTGGGCCTGGTCGTCGGCGTGGTCATGGCCCTGGTCACCGCTGGTGTCTACGGCGGGATTGTCGGCGCGACCGAGTACGAGATCGGCTACGCGGCCGTCGGCGTAGGCTTCCTCATCGGCTTCGCGGCGGGCAAGATCGGTGGCACCAACCCAATCCTGCCCGTGGTCAGCGCCCTGCTGTCGCTCGGCGCGGTCTACCTCGGGCAGCTCATCGGCATCGCGATGTTCGTCGCCGACGATGCCGGCGTCTCCGCGACCTCGCTGTTCACCGAGCAATTCGACGGGCTGACCGAGGCCTGGAGCGAGACGGCCGACCCGATGACCTTCCTGTTTCTCGCTATCGGCGCGTTCACCGCGTTCTCCAGCGCGAAGAAGGCCGCCCGGTAACAACGCGGGTGCCGTGTGAACACGTAACCCGTGCAGGGTGCATGCGCAGGACACGGCCCGCACTCTGCGCGGCGCCGCAACGTCAAGCAGGCGCCTGGCCCAGCGCCTGGGTCGGCAGCGACGCCGGTTTTCAGAGCGTCAGAGCATCAGCAGCAGCCGCGTGTTCGGTACGAGTTTGCGGTTCACGCTGGTGCTCTGCACGAAGATCGTGAAGTCGTCGTTGTGGTCCGGCTTGACGCGGACTTCCGTGTTCGGCAGGCCGAGCAGAGCTCGGGCCGCGGGCCCTGTGTACACCCGGTCCGTCTTCTTCTCCAGCACCGCGATCTGCTTCCTCGCTTGGACCTTCTCCGACTTGCTCAGCTGGTAGAACGCACCACCGGTACGGTAGGTGTGCCCGCATTCGACGACCCAGTCCCGGATCGCCGCGTCACGGGCCACCGGGATCAGCTGGTACTCCGACGGATCCACCGGGGTGAGGCCGGCCGCCTTGATGGTGTCCTTGTTGACCGCCTCCGCTCCGGTGGAGAACACCGCTCGCGATCCCCGGATGCCCTGGGTACGGCCCACCATGAAGTTCTCGGTGGCCTGCCGGATGACCTGCCCGGCCTCCTCCAGACCCTGTGTGCTCGTGGCGTCCCAGATGGCGATGTTGTCCTTCGGGAAACCGCACTGCATGGCCTCGCGCTTGCCCATCTGGTCTGGCACAAGGACGGCCAGCGTCCAGTTGTCCTCCTGCGTCGCGATCATCTCGGCCACGGCTTTGACCAGTTCACGCGGATCCCTGGCAGGGGCATCCGGGCCGCGATGGCTTGCGTTCTCCTGCCCGTCGGTCAGTACGAACGTCAGGAAGCTGTGGTCGCCGTACAGTTGAGCCGTCTGCGCCAGCTCCCGCTGCGACTTCAGTGCGGCCGCCAGCAGAGCAGTCATTCCACCGGCCCGATACAGCTGCTTCAGCGACGGCATCCGCAGCACGTCCTTGTCGTAGATGACGCACTCCACCTTGTCCGCGAAGACGTACACCGTGACACGGGTCTCCTGGTCCAGTTCCCCCGACCGGCGGGCAAGGTAGGCGATCTGCTGGTCGGCGACTTCGACGACCTTGCTGCTCAGGTGCGACATGGACGAACTGGCATCCAGCACAAGAGCAACGTGATTGATGTAGTTCTGGTTTCCGGACATGACAGCTCCCCCTCGTTCCGACTTGATGTTCCTACCGTCTCACCCACCACTGACAATCGATCTTCGGCGCCCGGACGGGACGAAGGGGTGCGTGAGCCCTTCCGGTGCCCCGGAGTTGGCAGTGGGACGATGGCGGCTCCCGCATCTGCAACGCCCGCTGCGCCGAAGACGCGCGGCGCCCCCAAGCGCAGGAAGCAGCCGAACGCGAGGCCCGGCGGCGGTGTGCGGGGGCTGCGGGGACCAAATGCACCGACGACCATGGAAGGCCAGCACCAAGGTCGACTGGGGCCACGGGGACAGCCACCCGCACCTGTGCGAGAACTGCAGGACTGCAGGACTGCAGGACTGCAGGACGCGGGCGCTCGAAGCGGTGCGGAAGGTGGAACGAGCCCAACGCGAGCGCCAGGAGGCGGAGGCGGCGCAGGCCTCGAAGGCCGGCCGCTGGCTCGGACGTTGGCGCGGCTGACCCGACCAGGCCTCCCGGCAGCGCGAGTTCTTGCCCAGGCGATTGTGGGCAAGCCCGCGTTGTCGGTAACGGCTGTGAGGCTGGACGACACGACCAGGGACGGTGATCAGATTGGTGAACGCCGCACGGCGGCGCCCCGGCTGTCCTTTGGCCACCGGGTTGGAGGTTCAGCGGGGCTCGGGGAACTCACGAGATGTCGCGCAGCGGGGGAGGGACCGGAGTTACAGGACAGGGACAACTCGGTGCAACCATGTACCACCTGCCCGCGTCTCCGACCGTGCCCAGCGGGATGCGGGGCCATAGAGCGGAGTGTCGAGTGAACCGATTGAGCAGAGGCGCGAGACGGGTGTCCCAGATGGTTGCCGCAGGGCTCATCGCGGGGATGGTCGTGGCCTGCGGGCCGAAGGATCTGGCTCCGGGAGAGGCAGCCGGGAGTGGGAAGACGGGCAAGGCATCCGAGCCCGCGACCGCCACACCGGCGAAGACGCCCGCAAGTCCGGCGAAGACGCCAGGCGCTCCTACCAAGACCCCGGTCCCGAAGCCCAGCGACACAGCAGCCGATGGCGTCGAGGCCTTGACCTGCGAGCAGTTGCAGAACGCGTCCCTGGAAGGCGGAGGGCTGGAGGGGTACGGCGTTTCGGACGCCGCTCTCAGCGGAGGACGCTGGGAGGGAGCCGACGGTGTCGTGATCGAGTTGCAGCCGCAGTGCGCCATCGGTGACGTCACCGGGAACAGCGCGCCCGACGCCGTGGGCGTGCTGAAGATCTCGACCGGCGGCACCGGAAAGTTCTACTCACTGGTGACGTGGCGCAACGACGACGGTACAGCCGTTCCCGCGGCCGCCGCCGAACTCGGCGACCGCACACCCGTGGTCTCCATCGACATCCCGTCGGCCGGGGGACTGCGACAGGTGACCG is from Streptomyces sp. NBC_01314 and encodes:
- a CDS encoding class I SAM-dependent methyltransferase, whose protein sequence is MFDYDSELARYHERLRKALDIRPGDRVLDIGCGTGQTTRDAARVASPGTALGIDVSGPMLARAHQQAEAEGLRNVSFVQADAQAHAFPPEHFSLGVSRFGTMFFSDPIAAFANIGRALRPGARFVQLVWQAADRQEWHTAIRAALSRGYAPSTSTEAAVDPFTLADPDVVVGHLTAAGFTAVDVADVREPVYYGPDADRAHAAVLQLLMAKELVTGLDPASAKSALDRLRSTLETHDTGKGVWFDSRAWLVTARRR
- a CDS encoding LLM class flavin-dependent oxidoreductase yields the protein MCTRLGRGCRAGGLSDGRLTLGVGLGSDRFAGEPVRHRGEYYTVDDIAFLPRPVQRPGVPVWAAGFPGNVKPIRRAARLDGFFPANLEHPDQLAEVVSTLTELRHREMASYDIAVSLPPGADPEPYAKAGATWWLPEFEPGVRLDTVRGVLRDGPAT
- a CDS encoding endonuclease/exonuclease/phosphatase family protein, whose product is MRIGSRPELWKRGPVLAALALLLGLLMLLHATIPNRIGNLGSLVETLLPWFALFIPVLLAAALWRRSASAVAALLLPVTVWLNLFGGLLGDKSHPGSDLTVVSHNVGAENPDPVGTARDLAASGADVLALEELTQQARGTYEKELAKTYPHHTVRGTVGLWSKLPLSDTRPVDIKQDVGPLADTKPAGIKAAYNRALRTTVATDQGPLAVYVAHLGSVRLNPRAGFWTDSRDRNAQALGEAIAAEQNERVVLLGDLNGTTDDRAFDDITAHLHSAQEAAGDGFGFSWPAKFPVARIDQILVRGVQPKSSWVLPATGSDHLPVAAGISW
- a CDS encoding response regulator transcription factor, whose translation is MRVLVVEDEPYLAEAIRDGLRLEAIAADIAGDGDAALELLSINTYDIAVLDRDIPGPSGDEIAERIVASGSGMPILMLTAADRLDDKVSGFALGADDYLTKPFELQELVLRLRALDRRRAHNRPPVRVIADLRLDAFRREVYRDGRYVALTRKQFAVLEVLVAAEGGVVSAEELLERAWDENADPFTNAVRITVSALRKRLGEPGIVATVPGVGYRIDARPETGHEGDQRG
- a CDS encoding sensor histidine kinase translates to MSVRARLTLSYAGFLMLAGVLLLAAVWVFLLRYVPDRAMLINPDDKPTHGVFPVRSVLLDVFAPKAAAVLVFLLVFGLVGGWILAGRMLAPLTRITHATRMATSGSLSHRIRLPGRTDEFRELADAFDSMLAGLEAHVAEQQRFAANASHELRTPLAISKALLDVARTDPNHDTDELIDRLHIVNTRAIDLTEALLLLSRANQRSFTRERVDLSLMAEEATETLLSLAERHGVTIETCGDITPTIGSRALLLQLTTNLVHNAIVHNLPAQGTVWVNTSIRPKTVVLAVENTGEKLTPQLASTLTEPFQRGTERIHTDHAGLGLGLTIVKTITHAHDGKLTLTPRTAGGIRITVELPATSPRTDR
- a CDS encoding VWA domain-containing protein, which translates into the protein MSGNQNYINHVALVLDASSSMSHLSSKVVEVADQQIAYLARRSGELDQETRVTVYVFADKVECVIYDKDVLRMPSLKQLYRAGGMTALLAAALKSQRELAQTAQLYGDHSFLTFVLTDGQENASHRGPDAPARDPRELVKAVAEMIATQEDNWTLAVLVPDQMGKREAMQCGFPKDNIAIWDATSTQGLEEAGQVIRQATENFMVGRTQGIRGSRAVFSTGAEAVNKDTIKAAGLTPVDPSEYQLIPVARDAAIRDWVVECGHTYRTGGAFYQLSKSEKVQARKQIAVLEKKTDRVYTGPAARALLGLPNTEVRVKPDHNDDFTIFVQSTSVNRKLVPNTRLLLML